In the Deltaproteobacteria bacterium genome, GCTGCCTGATCTCTCTGCCTGCTGTCTGGATTCCGTATATGGACTGACTCTTCTTGTAGACCGCCGATTCGGCGGAATTCATGTATTTGGGCATCGTCTCGTCAATGGCCCCACCTCCGAAACCGACGGTGCGGCCACTGGTATTCATTATCGGAAAGATAATCCGATTCCTAAACTGGTCGTACCACCCCTGGCGCTTCCTCGGAATAATCAGACCCAGTGTCTGGGCCAGGGCCGGATCGACTGATTTCCTTCGGAAGTGGCTTACAAGATTGGTCCAGCCGGGCGGGGCATAGCCGAGACGATACTCCTCGATCGTCTCCTGACGGATACCCCTTCTCGCCAGGTACTCTCTGGCAGGGCTTCCCACTTTCTTGCTCACCAGATTGGCATGGAAGTAGTCGGCTGCCGTCTCGTTTATCTGGAAGAGGAGTTCCCTCTTCTGATCCTCGCCCCGGCTGCCGCCTCCCTTCGGGATGGAAACCCCGGCACTACGGGCGAGTTCGATCAGCGCGTCGTAGAAGCTGAGGTTTTCGTAACGCATGAGGAAGGTGAAGACATCTCCGCCGGCTCCACAACCGAAACAGTGAAAGATCTGTTTCTCCTCGTTCACCATGAAGGAAGGGGTCTTTTCGTGATGGAACGGGCAGAGGGCACGATAGTTCTTCCCGGCCTTCTTCAAGGCTATGCGCTGAGAGATGACGTCGACGATGTTGACCCTGTCGCGAACGGCAGCGATCGCTTCAGAGAAATCTCCGGACAAGTCGAGTCCCCCCGGAAAACTCAAGCCTCATGGGATGAAAACTCCTGCCTCCGGCCTTGCGGGAAGAGGCTTCCCTCGCCCAACCGCAGCCAGAAACAAACCCCGCCGCCCGACCCGGGGATCGGTACCGCTCCCCCGGGTCTCGGTCGGTGGAGTGACTACACATAGGGAGGAGGGTCTTCGATCTCTTCTTCACCCGCGGCCGTGCTCTCCCATCCCAGTTGGACCACGGTGATACCGGATCCTCCCCTCGAAGGGTCTCCATCTGCAAATCCCCTGACCGCCTTGTGCTGTCTCAGGTACTGCCGAATAGCCTCTCTCAAACGACCGGACCCGCTGCCATGGACGATCGTCACGGAACCGAGATCCTGCAAGAGGGCCCTATCGATAAACCTGTCCACAACAGGCAGAGCCTCGTCGACCCTCAAACCGATGACATTGATCTCTGTCCGGACTTCATCCGATGTCGACACCATGGACACGGGCGGGGAAGGAACTTCCGGACTCTTTCCCCGGTCCGGCACCCTCTCCAGATTGTAAAGGGAGGTCTTGATCTTGAACTGTCCAACCATCACCTCGGCAATGTCGACTCCCTCATGGACACGGCTTACCGTCCCTTCCTTGTTGAGATCGAGGATCCGCACGCTTTCGCCGGGTCTCAGGTCCTCAGGCTTCGAGCGTCTCCTCTTGGCGGGTTTGACCTGGAATCGGAGTCGCAACCGGTTCTCGATCTCCCGCAGCTCCGTCTGGGGCTTTCTCTTTCCCGGTTCCACGGGTGCCCCCCTCCGGGACAACTCCTGGAGCTCCCTCTCGGTCTTCTTCAACATTGCCATGCCGCGCTGCTCGATTCGGAGCAGAATCCGGTCCCGCCTCTGCCGGATCCGCCTAATCAATCCATCCAGCCGATCCCGCCTTTCTGCTGTATCCCTTTGAAGCCTCTGGAGTTGCTCTCTTTCCCGGACCGCCTCGAGGTAGAGGTGCTCGAGCTTCTGCATAAGGGCGGCCCGGGGCCCTTCGCCTTTCCGCTGATGGCTTCTGGCCCTGTCCAGCACCTCCCGAGAAACGCCCATCTTCTCCGCCACGAGAAAAGCACGGCTGGGAGCGGACGTGCCGTAAGAGAGTCGATACCGCGGCTCGAGAGTGTCCGGGTCGAATTCCACTCCCACGTTGGTCACCCCAGGAGCGACGTATCCATAGGCCTTCAGAGGTTCGAGGTGAGTCGTCACCACCACGGCCGCACCTTTCTCCTTCAGGCAGTCGAGCGCCCCCATGGCCAGGGCCGCTCCCTCTGTCACGTTCGTCCCTGCGCCGATCTCATCCACGAGGACCAGGGACCGGGAATCGGCCTCCCGGACGATCTCATCGAGGTGAGCCAGATGGGCGGAGAATGTGCTCAGGTCGTCTCCGATGCTCTGCTCGTCTCCCACTTCGGCAAAGACCTTCTGATAGACAGAGACCCGGCTCCCCTCCGCCACGGGAATCTCCATACCCGACTGGAACATGAGAACCAGGAGACCCAGCGTCTTGAGGGCCACAGTCTTGCCTCCGGCGTTGGCCCCGCTTATGATCAGCACAGAGCTTTCCCGGGGGAGGAGGATGTCTATGGGCACCGTCTCGTCCCTCTTCCTGAGGAAAAGGAGTGGATGGCGGGCCTGCAAGAGGCACGTACCTCCAATCTCGCCTATCTCGGGCTGTATCGCCTGGAGGGTGCGGCCGAGTCTCATCTTGGCGACTATCAAATCGAGTTCACCCAGGAGTTCCAGATCCCGCTGCAGGTCTTCGGTTCTCTCCCTGACTCTTCCGGTCAACCCCTCGAGAATGCGAAATTCCTCTTCCCTCTCCTTGTCGAGAAGAAGATTCAAATCATTGTTCATTTCAACCACGGAAATGGGTTCCACAAACAGGCTCATCCGGCTGTGGGAGTAGTCGTGCACCACCGCCTTGATACGCCCTCTGAACTCGGGCTTTACCAGAAGGACCGCCCTTCCGTTCCGCTGTGTGACGATGCGATCTCTGAGCACCGGCTGGAGATCCTCCTGATTGAGTATCCGTTCCATCTCTTTCTGGATCCTGGTCCTGACTTCCCGCAGGCTCGCTCTTATCTGCCGCAGGCGGGGGCTTGCCTCGTCACGGACCGTTCCGTCAGGATCGAGACAGCGGCGGATCTCCGTGCCGATCTCCTTGCAGACGGTGAGACCATCGATTAGAGCCTTCAGGCAGGGAAAAGGGACGTGGATACCCGTGAAGAATTTCTTGATTTTCTGGCAGGTTTCTATGTTGGCGGCAATATCGAGCAGGGCCTGGGGTTCCAGGACGGCGCCGGCCACACGGGCCTCCCCCAGGACGCTGCGCACCTCCCTGAGCTCGACCGGGGGGAGAGACTCCCCCTCGTCTTCGATTCTCTTGAGTTCATCGATCCGGCTGAGCGATCTCTTGATGGCTTCAACGTCCGCCTGGGGTCTCAATCGGCGGCAAAATTCCCTGCCTGTGGGGGAGGAGGTATACTTTTGGAGGAGATCTATGACCTGATAGTATTCCAGAGCTTCCAGTGATTTTTCATCGATTCTGAAGTCGGTTCTTGGCAAACCTCTCTTCACCTTAGCCCGAGAGCCTCTCTCTCACCATTTGGTTGACGGTCTTCCCATCGGCCCTTCCAGACACCTTGGGCATCAGTATCTTCATAACCTTGCCGAGGTCTCTCATATCGACCGCCTCGGCCTCTTGAACGGCCTCGCTGATCAGGGATTCGATCTCTTCCCTCGAGAGCTGACGAGGCAAAAAGCCCTTGAGAATTTCCAGTTGTCGGCTTTCCTCCTCCACCAGGTCCTGCCTGCCCCCTTTCTTGAACTGCTCCAGGGCTTCTTCGCCTTTCCGGACCATGGCGCCGATGACTCTGACGACACCGTCGTCGTCCAGGGCCTTTCTTCCCTGATCGATCTCCTTCTTCTCGATCGCATCCCGTACCAGACGAATGGTAGAGAGCCTGGCCTTGTCCCGCTGCTTGAGCGCCTTCTTCATCTCCTCGTTCAGCATCTCTTTGAGCGACATCCATTCAACCCCGTTGCATCATCTTTCTGAACCTCTTCATGGCCCTCTTTCTCGCGGCCAGGGCCTTCCTCTTTCTCTTCACGCTCGGCTTCTCGTAGTGCTCTCTCCTCCGGACCTCGGAAAGGATCCCAGCCTTTTCACACTGCTTCTTGAAACGCCTCAGGGCATTTTCAAAAGACTCGTTTTCGCGAATTCTAACATCAGCCATCTAGCCATATCCCTCCCTCCACCATCTGGATTGTCTTGTTGCGAGAATCGTGTGACAAACCCCTAACTCTCCAACAACCGTCGCTCCCCTTCCAGGTCTCGCTCCTGAGAACCTGAAAGCCCCTCCAGACTCTCCGGCGGGGACCAACCCCACCCCAAAACCGACCGAGCCGTTACCCGCCCTCGGTCGCCCCTTGCATCCATGGGAGAGGAGAGACCTATCGACCCGGGCTGACGATTTCCTGGCTCAACCTGTGAAGGAATGCGAAAATCTAAGTATACCAGACACCGGGCCGTTGTCAACCCCTCGAATCCCGGGCTTTCCGCACATCTGTAGATCGTCGTCACCGGTGATCGGGATCGAGACACCGATGGAAGGGGCGCGGCGGTCCTTCCGGTGCCCCGGAAGGCTCGAACGCCTCGAAGGGTTCGAAGACTCTGAGAATCCCTCTTGACAAACGGCTGTTTTTAACATATTAGACAGAGTCTATTGTGGAACCCGAGTAGAACGACGCTTACCGAGGAGAGTCTCATGAGCAAAGAATTGGAAAGGGAGATGCTCAGGGCCACGGCGAAGAAGGTCGCCGGAAAGGTGCTCGCCTCCCGTGCGGAAGAGATCGACGCCAGCGGTGAATTCCCTTGGGACATCGTGGAGGTTCTCGGAAAACAGGGTTTCCTCTCTATCCTGCTTCCCGAGGAATACGGCGGAATGGACGGAGATATCACTTCCTTCTGTCTCGTCATCGAAGAGACGGCTAAGGTCTGCGGAGCATCCTCCCTCTTGATACTCGTTCAAGGGGTCGGAACCATGCCCATCATGATCGCGGGGAACGATGAGCAGAAGAAGAAATACTTCCACCGCATCGCCTCGGAGAACAACCTGGTGGCTTTTACCCTCACGGAGCCTGAATCGGGTTCTGATGCGGCCTCTTTGAAGACGAGGGCCATGAACCACGGTGATCATTACACCCTGAACGGCCGAAAGTGCTTCATAACCAACGGGGGTGTGGCAAACCTCTATTCCACCTTCGCCCTCACAGATCCCGAAAAGGGAAGCGATGGGATCTCGGCTATTCTCGTGGAGAGAGGAACCCCCGGCCTCTCCTCGGGCAAGGCGGAAAACAAGATGGGAATGCGCGGCTCCAACACCACCGACGTGATCTTCGAAGACTGCGTCGTCCCGAAGGAGAACCTCCTCGGAGAAGAGGGACAGGGATGGGAGATCGCCATGAAGACCCTCAACATGTCCCGTCCAGCGGTTGGAGCCCAGGCCGTGGGAATAGCCGAGGGAGCGCTCGATATCGCGATAAACTACAGCAGCGAACGCCATCAGTTCGGAAGGCCTATCGCCAAGTTCCAGGGCATCCGCTTCATGGTTGCAGACATGGCCACACAGATCGAGGCTGCCCGGGCCCTGGTCTACAAGACCGCAGCGGCCATCGATTCGAAGGAGGGAGACAGCCAGATGCTCTCGGCCATGGCCAAGTATTTCGCCTCGGATGTGGCCATGCGGGTCACCACCGATGCGGTCCAGATCCTGGGCGGCTACGGGTACATGAAAGACTACAAAGTGGAACGGATGATGCGGGATGCCAAGCTGACCCAGATCTACGAGGGAAGCAACCAGGTTCAAAGAATGGTGGTAGCCCATCACCTTTTTGCAAGAAAGGGAGACCAACAAGCAGGCTGAACTCCCTGCCAGGCAACGGACATCGGTGCCCCATGAGATCCCATGGGCCTCCACCCGGGTCTCGATCTCTTCTTTACTGGATCCTCCTTGCATATCTCCTCGGTGCGGTCGCGGCGGCGCACCTGAGTCTTTCCCGACCGGTCTTGGTGCTCCTCCCCGCGGCTCTGGTCGCCTCCGGTCTCTTCGCGATCATCCAATCGAAAAGGGGGTCTTCCATTGTCTTCTGGATCGTCTGTTTCTTCTGGCTCGGCATCCTCGCCTTCCGAATCCGGATCGATCCGCCGCTGCCTGGAAACCATGTCAGCAACTTTGCAGACGGAAACAGGGCCATCGTTGAAGGCATGCTTTCACGGCCTCCAGACAAATCAATCAGGAGAACAAGGCTCAGGGTAAGGGTCGAAACCCTGGTGAGAGGGGGCAGGGCTATCCCCTGTACAGGTACGATCCTGGTCTCCCTGCCTCCGGTGGAAGACGACTTCCTCCGGTATGGAGACCGGGTCCGCTTTTCGGCGAACCTCCGCCACCCAGCCAACTTCAACAACCCTGGCGGGTTCGACTACGAGCGCTATCTCGCCGCAAGGGGGATCTGGACAACGGCCTTCGTCGACAAACCCGAAAGGATCATCCGCGTTGCCGCCGGCGTGGGCAACCCCTTTTGGATGTGGCTGGAAGGTGTGAGAACCCGGTTCAGGCTCTTTCTCGGCCGTCATTCCACCCCCTCGGCCTCTCCCATCCTCAAGGCCCTTGTTCTGGGGGAGAGAGGTACCATACCGGAGAGGGTGAAGGAGGACTTTGCGGCGTCAGGTGCGGCCCACATCATGGCCATCTCCGGTCTCCATCTCGGAATCATCGCTTTCTTCCTCTTCCAGGGCATCTTGTGGATTCTGAGGCGGAGTGAGACGCTGACACTCAGGACCAACATCTTCAAACTCTCCGCCCTGCTGACCATTCCACCCGTCGCCTTCTACACCTTGGTGGCGGGAGGCAGAATCTCGACGGTGAGGGCCTTTGTGATGATCACCGCCTATTTTGTCTCCCTCATCATCGACCGGCCGAGGGATCTCTACCATACCCTTGCCCTGGCCGCGCTGGTGATCACCCTCGCCGACCCGGCGGCTCTCACGGAGGCCTCCTTTCAGCTTTCATTCATGGCGGTCCTGGCCATCCTCTTCCTCTATCCCAGGCTCAACCGTCTCTTCCAAAGAGAAGAGATCCTCCCTCACAAGGGCAGAGGCCTGATCCGGCGCTTCACATCGTGGGGCCGGAGCCTGTTTCTCGTTTCTCTGGCTGCCATGATCGGCACGGGGCCTCTCATCGCATACCACTTCAACAGGTTCTCCCCTCTCGGGTTGATCAGCAATTTTCTGGTCATTCCCCTCCTCGGCTTTCTCGTTGTCCCCACCTTGCTCCTGGCCATGGTCCTCTCCCTCTGTTCTTGCCCCCTCGCCGCCCCCCTGGTGGGAGGGGCAGGTTGGATCGTAGATCTCACCGCCACCGCGATCCACGAACTCGCCTCGCTGCCCTGGACCTCTTTCCGGGTGGCCACACCGACGGTCCTGGAGATTGTCCTGGTGTATGGGCTCTTCGCTGCCGTGGCCCACGCCCGCCGCTCCCCCCTTTATGGGGCCGCCATCGCCGTGATTCTCTCAGCAGGAGCCGTCGACGCCGGCTATTGGATCGCCAGGACTCGTTTCAACCAGAACCTCAGGATCACCTGCCTCGATGTCGGCCAGGGCGACTGCGCGCTGGTCGAATTCCCCAAGGGTAGGCGAGCCCTCATAGACGGCGGCGGTTTCTACGATGATGCCTTCGACATAGGCAGAAACGTGGTGGCACCCTTTCTCTGGAAAAAGAAGATCCGGAGAATCGATTTCCTGGTCTTGACCCATCCGGATCCTGACCACCTGAACGGATTGAAGTTCATTGCACGGACCTTTCCGGTGGGGGAGCTCTGGGATTCCGGGCAGCAGAGCGGCTCTGTCTCCTTTAGAGAATTCATGACCATCGTGAGGCGGAAGGGCATCCCCCGGGTCTCCCTGTTCCGAGGGGACGAACCGCGAATCATCAACGGTGTGTCCGTCTTCCCTTTGAACCCTGCAGAAGGATCGTCCGAAGCCCCGGGGGGGCGCCGGAGATCGAGAACCAACAACCTCTCACTCGTCCTTAGGCTGGTCTTCGGCAACCAGGCCTTCCTCTTCACCGGGGACATCGAGAAGGAGACGGAGGAAGAGCTTGCCGCCTCGGGGCTCGACCTCAGGAGCCGGGTGATCAAGGTTCCACACCATGGGAGCCGCACTTCCAGTACGGGGGTCTTTCTTGCAGCCGTGGAACCCGACATCGCGGTGATCAGTACAAGGCCGAGAGGCGACCTCCGTCTTCCAAACCCTGCGGTTCTTGAGCGCTACCAAGCCCTCGGCTGCAGAATCTTCAGAACCGACCGGGACGGGGCGGTCACGATGGAGACCGACGGCCGGCGATTGAGGGTCAAGACCTTCCAGGGAGGACAAGAACGCTGAATTATGGTATGAATAGGGCATGAGAAACCCGCGCAAGAGGTGCCGCGATGGGCAGGACAGCCAGGCAAAGAACCAGGAGCCGCTCTCGAGTCTTGCTCGCGACCGGAATGAATTCCCTTCTTTTCTTTTTCTTCCTCCTTTTTTCGAGCTGTACTACGGTGGAGAAGAGGCCGGACGCGAAGGCCGCCTATGAGAAGATCCCCTTTTCAGAGATCTTTGCCTCTCCGCAGAGATACAGAGGGCGCACGGTGAGGCTGGGGGGTGTGATCATAGAGACGACGAACACCGAAGAGGAGACCACAATCGAGATCCTCCAGAAACCGCTCAACCGGCGCGGCAGGCCCAAGGCAGTCGACGAGACGGGTGGGCGGTTCATAGTGGTTTTCCGGAGGTTCCTCGACAAGGCCGTCTACCGGCCCGATCGGCCCGTGACAGTCGTCGGGGAGATCATCGGAAGCAGAACAGGCCTGATAGGAGAGACCACCTATCACTATCCCCTGCTCCTTGGAAAGGAGATCCATCCCTGGAAAGGGACCGGCTATTCGGCCTGGCCTTTTATGCACATCGGCATCGGTATCGGCACCGGGGGCGGAGGGACCAGTGGTGCAATCGGAATAGGGACCTCCTTCTAGCCCGGTCCGAAAGAGAGGGGAAGGGGGGAGATCATGAGGGGTGTCAACATCGGGAAGGCCGTTCTCCGGGGGATTACGGTGGGGGCTTTCGAGAACAACGTCTATTTCCTGATCGACCCTCTGGCAGGCGAGAGTGTCATCATCGACGCGGCCGCCGAAGCAGAGAGAATCCTAGAGGCAGTGAGAGGAACCCGGGTCAAGTTTATCCTCCAGACCCACTGCCACATGGACCACGTTCTCGCCCTCAAGGAGACCAGGTCGAGGACCGGGGCTCCCGTGGGGGTTCATCCTGCCGACCAACAAGCATTCGGTGTGAGCGCGGATATCCATCTCAAAGACGGACAGACCCTCGACCTGGGCCAAGAGACGATTAGAGTCCTGCACACCCCGGGCCATACCCCGGGGGGGCTCTGCTTTCTCATCGGAGGCCATCTCATCTCAGGAGACACCCTCTTCAAGGGGGGACCCGGCAAGACCGCGGGTCCCGAGCAGTTCAGGCAGATCCTGGAGAGCATCACCAAGAAGATCTACTGTCTTCCCGATGAGACCGTCTGCCTTCCCGGACACGGTCCGGAGACGACCGTGGGTGAGTCAAAGAGGGAATACGAGGTCTTCGCAAGAAGGAAGAGAACCGAGCCTGTTTACGGCGACGTCGTGTGGCTAGCGTCCTGACCATGCCCGGCAGAGCCCGCAGGGGAGGAGGGAAGACCGCCCTCGGGCCCACGGGCCGAAGCCTGGATCTAGGCTAGCCCCGCAACGGCCCGGAAAGTCCGTTCCGAGAGCGGACCGGCTGCTTCCCGACGGCGAATCGATACCAACGAAAGGAGGAGCCATGGAACTGAAAGTAGAGCGGCTCGAATTTCCCGAGGGGTGCAACATTATCTTGGGGCAGAGTCATTTCATCAAGACGGTGGAAGATCTCTACGAGATCATGGTCGGGTCCGTGCCGACCGTCAAGTTCGGCCTCGCTTTCTGTGAATCCTCCGGGGATCGCCTCCTCAGGATCGAAGGCAACGACGCCGAGCTCAAGGAGGTGGCGGAGAAGAACGGCCTCAGGATCTCTGCGGGCCATACCTTCTTTCTGGTCATGAGAGAGGCCTTTCCCATCAATGTGCTCAATGCCGTGAAGATGTGCCAGGAGGTGTGTCGCATCTTCTGCGCCACGGCAAACCCTGTCGAGGTGATCGTCGCCGAAACAGAACAGGGCAGGGGGGTTCTCGGAGTGATAGACGGTCTGTCCCTCAAGGGCGTCGAAAAAGAGGGAGACGTGGCCTGGAGAAAGAACCTGTTGAGGGAGTTCAAATATAAGCTGTAGTCACGCTGGAATCGTTTGACCCTTCAAGGGGCTGGAGTCTGGAATCCTCGAATCGTTCAAGACTCTCGAATTGTTTGCGACATTAGACCGAAATTCAAACTCCGTTGAACGAAGAGCCGGCTGAGTTCTTGAGTCTCCTGGTATTGTGCGTTTCAAAGGAATGCCGGTGATCGAACGATTCAAATGCCTGAGCGAACTCTCAGGGGAGGCTGAGTATCTCTGGTTCTCCATCGGTGATGGCGATTGAGTGTTCGAAATGGGCCGACCGTTTTCCGTCGGCGGTAACCACGGTCCACCCGTTGTCGAGGACCCTGACACGCCAGTCTCCGGCATTCACCATCGGCTCCAGGGCCAGCACCATGCCGGCCCTGAGGCGATCACCGGTTCCAGCCCTCCCGAAGTTCGGAATCTGAGGATCTTCGTGCATCTGCCTTCCGATCCCGTGACCGGTGAAATCCCTGACCACGGAAAAACCATTGGCCTCCACATGGGACTGAATGGCATGGGAGATATCAAAGAGGCGATTCCCCTCTCTGGCCTGCTCGATCCCCTTCATAAGGGCAGTCTCTGTAACCTCCAGCAGCCGATTCGATTCCGGGTCAACCGTACCCACCGGGAAGGTGATGGCCGCATCCCCCACATACCCCCTGTAAATCACCCCGAGATCGAGACTCACAATATCCCCCTCTTCAAAGACGCGCGAATCGGGGATTCCGTGTACCACCTGCTCATTGACAGAGACACAGATGTTTGCGGGATATCCCCGATAGCCCTTGAATGCAGGGACCCCTCCCATCCCGTGGATCATCCTCTCGGCTATGCGGTCCAGATCGGTTCCCGTCCTGCCCGGGCTTGTGATCTCTTTGAGATGCCGGAGAACCCGTGCGACGATCCGGTTGCTCTTCCGGAGAATCGCAATCTCATCCCTCGATTTGATCTGTATCATGAGAAACCGTCCTTGAATCTTTGAGAAAACCATCCAAAAAATATCCTTTCGCCCGCTCCTTTTCAAGAGGAGGCCAAGCACGAATGGGCACGACGGAGTCCCCAACCCCCTTCGGGGCGGGGGAACGCTTTTCGACGGCGGCTTCTCTCCGGCTGGAAAACACCTCATCCCTTAGCTCTCGAGCTGACCCCTTCGGATTTCTCGGTCGGGGAATCCTTGCCCCTTCCCCACGCACACGAATCACGAACACGACCTCTCCCCTTGCCGCTCGATCTCGATGGGTGCCCCACCGCTTCCGCAATGCTCGTCGGGGCCAAGGCTATTCCCCAAAAGACACGGAACTCGTCGTTTCTTTCCCATTGACTTTCAGCAGGGGACCGATACAATACCTGTGCCGCTTCCGGCCAACGTTTGTTCCCACCAGGGAGGGAACGTCTCCGGGCAAATCCAGAAACACAGGGGAAGGGACAATGATTTCAAGGTATACTCGAGACAGGATGGGCCGGATCTGGACCGACCAGAACCGCCTGGACAAGTGGCTCCAGATAGAGGTCCTGGCCTGCGAGGCTCTGGCGGAAACAGGCGAGATTCCCCGGCAGGCAGCCCAACAGATAAGAGAAAAGGCCGGCTTTGATGTCGGCCGGGTTCAAGAGATCGAAAAGACCACAAAACACGATGTGGTCGCCTTTGTGACCTGTGTGGGAGAATCTCTGGGAAAGCTTTCCCGCTATCTCCACCTCGGCCTCACCTCCTCGGATGTGCTCGACACCTCGATGGCCCTGCTGCTGAGGGACTCGGCCTCCATCATCATCGAGGATATCGATCAACTGCTCGCCGTCATCCGAAGGAGGGCCTTTGAACACAAGGAGACGGCCATGATAGGCAGGTCCCATGGAATCCATGCGGAACCAATCACCTTTGGTCTCAAAATGGCTCTCTGGCACGAGGAGATGAAAAGGAACCTGGACCGAATCAAGAGGGCCAGGGACGTCATCAGTGTGGGAAAACTTTCGGGCGCAGTCGGAACCTATGCAAATCTCTCTCCCTTTGTGGAACAGTACGTCTGCCGGAAACTAGGCCTCGAGCCGGCTCCCATCTCGACCCAGGTGATTCAGAGAGACCGCTATGCGGAGTACTTTACGACCCTGGCCATCATCGCCGCCTCTATCGAGAAGTTCGCCGTAGAGATACGGCACCTCCAGCGCACCGAGGTGCTCGAGGTCGAAGAGTTCTTCTCCAAAGGCCAGAAGGGCTCATCGGCGATGCCCCATAAGAGAAACCCCGTTCTGTCGGAAAACCTCACCGGCCTGGCAAGACTCGTCCGGGCCAATGCCGTTGCAGCCATGGAGAACGTGGCCTTGTGGCACGAGCGTGATATCAGCCATTCTTCAGTGGAAAGGGTCATCGCCCCTGATTCGAACATCCTTGTCGATTTCATGCTCGGCCGCCTGACGAGTGTAATCGAGAACCTCGTCATCTACCCTGAAAACATGGCCGCCAACCTCGGAAAAACCAGAGGGCTGATCTTTTCTGAAAGAATCATGCTGGAACTGATGCGCCACGGCCTGAGCCGGGATCGGGCCTATGGTTTGGTTCAGAGGAATGCCATGCGTGTCTGGGAAGAGGGCGGGGATTTCAAGGAAAAAATCCTGAAAGATCCTGAAATTCGAGAGGTTCTCACCCCCGAGATTATCGATACCGCCTTTGATCTGAAACACCACCTCCGTCATCTGGACACTATTTTCAGGCGGGTCTTCGGAAAAGACTAGAATCGTCCGAGGTGCTCGATCGCTACGCTCCTTCGATCACCGGCTTTCCTTCGGGGTCCCGGAGAGCGTGGTGCGGGGACACTCCCCCATGGGGGAGCTCCCTCATGGTTTAACGATTCCAACGATTCGAAGGGCTCGAACATTTCGAACGTTTTACCCCAGAGGCGGGTGGTCTTGATTCTGGGCTTCTTCTAGGATAGAGTTTCGCTATAGGGTATCGCCTTGCGGTCCCGTAGGGCAGGCATCCGGACCCGGTGGATCGTCGATTCACCGGGGCGCCCGAGCGACAAAACGTCTGATCAAGGAGGAAGAACACTATGGTATATCTCAGTCTGGTCCTGGCGGTGATTGCACTTGCAATTGCCATTCTTGCCTACCAGAAGGCGGGCGGCATGGTCGACCTGAAGAAACAGATCGAACAGATCGCCTCATCAACCGAGCTCAAGAAGTCGGTTGAATCTCTCACGTCGGCAACCGATACCCTGAGGGAAAAGACAGCCGAGGCGATCGAAAAACTCGAGACGGCGATCAGGGGGGCTGCAGGGAGCAAGCC is a window encoding:
- a CDS encoding endonuclease MutS2 — translated: MPRTDFRIDEKSLEALEYYQVIDLLQKYTSSPTGREFCRRLRPQADVEAIKRSLSRIDELKRIEDEGESLPPVELREVRSVLGEARVAGAVLEPQALLDIAANIETCQKIKKFFTGIHVPFPCLKALIDGLTVCKEIGTEIRRCLDPDGTVRDEASPRLRQIRASLREVRTRIQKEMERILNQEDLQPVLRDRIVTQRNGRAVLLVKPEFRGRIKAVVHDYSHSRMSLFVEPISVVEMNNDLNLLLDKEREEEFRILEGLTGRVRERTEDLQRDLELLGELDLIVAKMRLGRTLQAIQPEIGEIGGTCLLQARHPLLFLRKRDETVPIDILLPRESSVLIISGANAGGKTVALKTLGLLVLMFQSGMEIPVAEGSRVSVYQKVFAEVGDEQSIGDDLSTFSAHLAHLDEIVREADSRSLVLVDEIGAGTNVTEGAALAMGALDCLKEKGAAVVVTTHLEPLKAYGYVAPGVTNVGVEFDPDTLEPRYRLSYGTSAPSRAFLVAEKMGVSREVLDRARSHQRKGEGPRAALMQKLEHLYLEAVREREQLQRLQRDTAERRDRLDGLIRRIRQRRDRILLRIEQRGMAMLKKTERELQELSRRGAPVEPGKRKPQTELREIENRLRLRFQVKPAKRRRSKPEDLRPGESVRILDLNKEGTVSRVHEGVDIAEVMVGQFKIKTSLYNLERVPDRGKSPEVPSPPVSMVSTSDEVRTEINVIGLRVDEALPVVDRFIDRALLQDLGSVTIVHGSGSGRLREAIRQYLRQHKAVRGFADGDPSRGGSGITVVQLGWESTAAGEEEIEDPPPYV
- a CDS encoding GatB/YqeY domain-containing protein; translation: MSLKEMLNEEMKKALKQRDKARLSTIRLVRDAIEKKEIDQGRKALDDDGVVRVIGAMVRKGEEALEQFKKGGRQDLVEEESRQLEILKGFLPRQLSREEIESLISEAVQEAEAVDMRDLGKVMKILMPKVSGRADGKTVNQMVRERLSG
- a CDS encoding 30S ribosomal protein S21, yielding MADVRIRENESFENALRRFKKQCEKAGILSEVRRREHYEKPSVKRKRKALAARKRAMKRFRKMMQRG
- a CDS encoding acyl-CoA dehydrogenase family protein, with protein sequence MSKELEREMLRATAKKVAGKVLASRAEEIDASGEFPWDIVEVLGKQGFLSILLPEEYGGMDGDITSFCLVIEETAKVCGASSLLILVQGVGTMPIMIAGNDEQKKKYFHRIASENNLVAFTLTEPESGSDAASLKTRAMNHGDHYTLNGRKCFITNGGVANLYSTFALTDPEKGSDGISAILVERGTPGLSSGKAENKMGMRGSNTTDVIFEDCVVPKENLLGEEGQGWEIAMKTLNMSRPAVGAQAVGIAEGALDIAINYSSERHQFGRPIAKFQGIRFMVADMATQIEAARALVYKTAAAIDSKEGDSQMLSAMAKYFASDVAMRVTTDAVQILGGYGYMKDYKVERMMRDAKLTQIYEGSNQVQRMVVAHHLFARKGDQQAG
- a CDS encoding DNA internalization-related competence protein ComEC/Rec2; its protein translation is MRSHGPPPGSRSLLYWILLAYLLGAVAAAHLSLSRPVLVLLPAALVASGLFAIIQSKRGSSIVFWIVCFFWLGILAFRIRIDPPLPGNHVSNFADGNRAIVEGMLSRPPDKSIRRTRLRVRVETLVRGGRAIPCTGTILVSLPPVEDDFLRYGDRVRFSANLRHPANFNNPGGFDYERYLAARGIWTTAFVDKPERIIRVAAGVGNPFWMWLEGVRTRFRLFLGRHSTPSASPILKALVLGERGTIPERVKEDFAASGAAHIMAISGLHLGIIAFFLFQGILWILRRSETLTLRTNIFKLSALLTIPPVAFYTLVAGGRISTVRAFVMITAYFVSLIIDRPRDLYHTLALAALVITLADPAALTEASFQLSFMAVLAILFLYPRLNRLFQREEILPHKGRGLIRRFTSWGRSLFLVSLAAMIGTGPLIAYHFNRFSPLGLISNFLVIPLLGFLVVPTLLLAMVLSLCSCPLAAPLVGGAGWIVDLTATAIHELASLPWTSFRVATPTVLEIVLVYGLFAAVAHARRSPLYGAAIAVILSAGAVDAGYWIARTRFNQNLRITCLDVGQGDCALVEFPKGRRALIDGGGFYDDAFDIGRNVVAPFLWKKKIRRIDFLVLTHPDPDHLNGLKFIARTFPVGELWDSGQQSGSVSFREFMTIVRRKGIPRVSLFRGDEPRIINGVSVFPLNPAEGSSEAPGGRRRSRTNNLSLVLRLVFGNQAFLFTGDIEKETEEELAASGLDLRSRVIKVPHHGSRTSSTGVFLAAVEPDIAVISTRPRGDLRLPNPAVLERYQALGCRIFRTDRDGAVTMETDGRRLRVKTFQGGQER